TTCAACCGCCGCTATCTAgtcatattttaaaaatgattttcgatttcttaaaaaagaaatcatttttctgaatttaaacATAAAATCATGTTGACTAGGAAAGCATTTTCCGTTGACTCGTTTTCCTAAGTGATCTAAACgccgaaaaatgagaaaaatatttcctgCGAGGCGAGTGTTGCCTATTTGAGTCCTTATTtctcttcatttgatttttaatatattccACTTTTGAAATGTCAAGAGGTCGATAATTTATAAATTATgttaaagaaagaagatgaaaaagggTACGGTAGTTTTTCCGGTCAATTTTTAAGCTTTAGCATCACTTTTCCTCTACAATTTTGACAATGAAAAGTACTAAAATTTATAAAGCTGTCCAAAAATATATCATATTCTGCGTGCCGATTTTTATATATTGTGAAACAATTTATGTTAATCATTGTTCATTAAGTAAATACTATGAAATTCATacgttaaatatttttttttaactgaagCATAAGTCCTAAATGTGaaaataactctttttttttttctgtattttgcATTTATTACGGCTACAATAtcgagaaaggaaaataaaaggaaaaatgaaaaaggagttTCTCTTTCCTTCGTTTTGGCCCCTTTTTGAGGCGAGGAAATTCGGTTCGCGTTGAGCCGTCTTCTCCTTCGGACCCTTCTCTCTTCCACTGCCATCTCCACTTCCGGCGATCATTTGATGCGATTCTCTGAAGTTCGGCCTCGCATTCTTCCCCAGTTCCAAGCTTTTCTCTTCGAATTCTGATCAGCTTTGGAGCATTGTTGGAGCTGAATTCCTTGAATTTTCTCCGCTCCAATCTCGTTTCCGATTCGAATCGTCGTCTCAACTTCGTGCGCGAGCCTTCAAGACATTGATTTTGTCTACCCCCATGTCGTTGTTTGACGATATGGAGCTGGGTTTGGCCACGCCAGCTATGTCGGACGAAGAGATTCTAGAAGCTGACCTCATTACTGTAAGTTTTATTGCTTCGTGTGATGGTCTTATTTGGTTCTGGTGAGTGAATGTTTACCAAGAAGAATCAGTTGAGTCGAGAAAATGGTCTCTTCTGGGCTGCTTCACGGTGTGGTCTGGTGGTGGCAATGAATATCTCTTTTGGAATGTGAAATGGCGATGATACGCGAGTCGATTCTTGCGAAGAATGAATGCTGCTTTTCTTATAGGAATTAACTCCTCGAGAATTTTTCATCACCAtggtttttttttggaaatttatttctGGACGAAATTTGGGAATTGGAATGACCTTGGGAGTGTTGTCCGGTAGAGAGTGTAAGGTCGAGGAGACTATAAGGAGTAATGGCTCCTTCTTTTAAATGTGAAGTTGATTATTTCATTGATTTGTGGAACTTAACAAAGGACCTTGTCAACGAATTTAAGGTTTCATATATCTGATTCTACTTGTGTTTATATCATCCTTGTCAAATATATGAACTTTACGGAATCTTTCCTTCGTGCTCAACATATGATCGTATAGGTAAAGAATTGAGGTTAGCCTTGTGATGCTTTGATTTTTCTGTAACTGAgtagttttataattttttgtacaCGCAGGACACTGCTAATTTTGAGGGTGAGAGATGTGGTCTATGCATGGATCTTATCATCGACAGAGGGGTCTTAGACTGCTGCCAGCACTGGTAACACTTCTTCACAATGCGCTTTAGCGTCTTAATAAACCTGCTTTTTTAAAAGGAAGGAACAAACATGGTAGAATGATTAGAACTGTTGCTATTCTGCTGAGGCATTGCCATTAAAGCCATCTTGCTTATTAAGTTTTTATGTGACATATACTATTTGACACATATATGTGGACATAGGAATGAGCTTACTTTTAAGCATCTTCAATCTTTTAGTTTTAGTTATGTTCTTCAATGCAATACTGTTTTGAGTTTAACATGATGAATCTGTTGGATTTTCAGGTTCTGCTTTACATGTATTGATAATTGGGCTACCATCACCAATCTTTGTCCACTTTGTCAAAGTGAATTTCAGTTGATCACTTGTGTTCCTGTGAGTGACACTGAAGCCTCAAACTatagccttttcttttttccaatttatgctaCACTGTCTGTGTGTGTGATTATGCGTAATATAAGATTAAATACTGGCTTTAATTGAACCTGAAGGTATATGATACTGTTGGAAGCAACAAATTTGAAGAGGAGCAAGGCTCAAGGTACTTTAATATGTCTCTTGTCACTGTAATGTTCCATATGATCTCAGTTTTTCATTTCATCATTCGCCATTCTGTTACTagagaaagatatttttttggaattactGATGATTAGAGTGTCAATAAAATTGAGAGTGTTGAAATTCGAGTAAATCCTTTGGGATCTTTTCTCAATCAAAGATTATGCAGCAACAACTAATGTTCTATTTTTCTTGTCTCTTCCTATTTTAATAATGCAGGGAAGACGATTGGTGCGTTGAAGGAAAGAATAATACTCTGTCTTTTCCATCATACTACATTGATGAAAATGTAATTATCCTTTATGTGAAATAATTTCATGATTTCGGCCCtacatttcttcctttttaggCTTCTAAATGTTAATCAACCTGCTGAAGAAGACAATTACACCTCCAAGGTCGACtcatgtatgttacaaatagaGTGGCAGAACTTAAAACGGGGTTGGCTTAGTCTTGGTACATCCATACTGGTCCAGGGGTCTTGGAAATGTGTCCTACCTTCCTCTTCCCCCTTGGGTAGTTGAATGATTCTGATCATACCTgaaatttgacattttgcatTAGCACAATCACAATATGAAGATGTTAGAGTCGAGATCGTTTAAATAGTCACTAGATGGAATTTCACGTCTCAACTTTGTCTTTGGTTTGCGTTTTTATCTTCTCATAATGCGTCCTTATGAAAATGGCATTTTTCTAGGCAGTTGTCTGCTTGGATGGAGATGACTGCAAAGTTCGCAGTGGATCAGCAAGTGCTGAGGGTGATTCTTATCTCGATACATCGATTGCTTGCGATTCGTGTGACATATGGTAAAGGAAATAAACATTGCCAGTTTGATTTGTATTGTAAATACAAATTGGTATATTCATAACATTATACAGATTAATAGGGAGGTCTCCATTCTCTTTATAACAGAATTAATATACATTAGATCCAATTTGACTTTTGCTGAGGGTGTCTTAATTTTGACAATGATGTATGCTTTGCTATTCATAGTGCATGCTTAACTAactgaagagagagaatcagaTTAGAAGCTGTTGTGGTATGAGGCGTAGTAAAATTTCTAAAGTATGAAACATCTTACAGCAAATACTTGTCTTCTAGAAACTGACGTGCATGtttgatcaattttggatttttccccttgttattttgtttcttcatttgttttcttAGAGCACAATTTTCCTTTGATTTATTAATTTGTCCGTTACTAACTGTATCTTCGACTTGCATCGAAATAGGTATCATGCTTCCTGTGTAGGATTTGATCCCGAGGGCACATCAGAGAATACATGGTTATGCCCCAGGTTTGTGCAAGAGTTGTTTTCCTCATCGATCATAGTGCATTTGCCACTTTGCTTCATCTTCAGTGATGGTTTTGGTTCCAAGGCACAATTTAATAGAATGTTGCCAGGAGTTCATcttatatttgcatttttttgttCGTTTGCAAAGTAATGGAAAGTTGTACAGGCTAAATGAATTACCCAAGCAGAGTACTTTGGTAAGAACTGTAAGTTTCATGTCCTGTTTATGAAATTTTATTGACTTTGTACACTCTTGGAAATTTGTTGGGCTGAGAAGCATGGGTTGGCGAACGGTCCAACCCTTGATGTTAAAAGAGCATTCTTAGAATAAATAGTTAGCTGACCAAATTTCCATATAAACCTTATTTTCCTTCcacctcttttattttctatttcattGGGGTTTATCTGCAGATGCGTGGCTCATCAAATGCAGAATGATCTTAGTTTAGCTTCATTACAAGAGTCTGGCAACATTTGGTGCCCCGGAAATGTGGGTCGTGACTATATGGTAGACGATGCCTTGTGTGGGAAAGTGTCTGTAGCTGTTGCTGATGCTGGAGAGACAGCTATAGTTGTTTCCATGGTTCAGAGAGATCTGCAGATTGAAATGCCAAATGAGAATCCATTGAATGTTGAAGTTGATGAGGCCATAAGAAGGGAAAGCATGGCATTAGTTGCTGATGCCAATATCAGAAAGGTGGAAACTGAAACAGTGGAAAATAGAGCTACTGATCCCGAACCAGCGACACAAAATGTGGTCCTGTCCTTATCACAGGATACCTGCTCTGTTATACCACCCGCTTCCTGTGCTTTCAGTGAATTGAAGCCTAACAATGATGAGAATGCAGCTAATGAACTGAGTACTAGTGGCTGTCAAGATGTTATTGGCAAGTTGTTTAGCAAATCCAACCTTGGAATGAAGACATCTGAATGTATAGTTTCGGTTTTCACCTTGTTCTTTCTATTGGCTCTTTCTCACCCAGTAATTTCAAGAGTAGAAGTACAATCgatgtcttctctctctccctctgtagGGCAAAACACTGATGGGACAAAGATTGAAACAGATGATGCAACTAATAATCAAACTGGTCAAGATTTTTCCCAGACGACTGTTATGGAAGATTCTACCTTAGATGGTACGGAAAGTTTGTCTCCTTTAGGGCTTTTGAGGATTGTTTTTAGAGTTTCTCATTATTGATTTGTTTTCAGCAAATAATACTGCACCTGATGCTGAAAAAGTTCCTGCAATACAGACTTGTGCAAAGAGAAAGCATACGAGTTCCCGGTAATTTCCCACAATATCTGTATTGTTCTAGGTGGCACTTGGGGCTCATTTTCTTATGATGCTTATTTTTCGATCCTGTTCAGTGTCCATGtactctctctcgttctctctctctctctctctctctcatggttAAATTCGCCATTCTGCTGTCCATTATTTGTAGTGTGTCGCCTTCCTTTCACTAACACGGCTACTTGCTGACAAATTATTTGCGATATGTAATGGGAAAAGAACTTTTCTTGGTATAGGGAGTGCCTGCCTTTAAGAGGACAAACAGTCCGATCAGTTTATCTTTATTCAAAATGTCATTTCAGATTTTTCCCTTGTGGTATTATTGTCACTCGCCAGTTAGAAAGTTCTAGGAATGCATAATCGGGTACTTTGTTTATTAGTTGCATGTCAGTTATCGATATCATTACTTAAGAGACCATCATTGTGGCATGAAAAATGGAGATTCTAACTTCAAGTTACTTTTCTGTAATTTTTGGGCACTATCTTCTTAGTGTTGCCATGCATGTGATTGGTGATACTGCAGTACCCAAAGCAGAGATAAAGACTGAAGTTGTCCCAAAGAAAAGGAGGTTGGAAGAGAATGTTGAAGTTGATTGCTTCGAGGACCAGACTGACACATTAGTTTCTGATGATACCAAAAAAAGCACCATCCTTgcggatgtagcggataaattCAGTAACAATCAAGAAACACCTCCAGATATAATGAATATAGTTAAGGGAACGGGACGAAAGTCCTCTGCCACTGATAAAACTTCAGCAAGAGGAGAAAATGCAGGTGGTTTGCGGatcaagaagatcatgaggacAGCTGGTAAGGACGAGGAAAAATCAATCTTGGTCCAGAAactaagaaaagaaataagagaAGCTGTTCAAAATAAATCCTCAAAAGATCTTGAGGAAAATCTTGTTGATGCTAAACTTCTTGCTGCCTTTAGAGCCGTGATTGCCGGCCCTAGAGTTGAACCTGTTGAAAAATTAACACCTTTGGCTGTCAAGGCAAAGAAGTCACTGTTGCAGAAGGGAAAAGTACGCGAAAgtttgacaaagaaaatatatggATCATCTAATGGGAGAAGAAAACGTGCATGGGACCGTGATTGTGAGGTCGAATTTTGGAAGTATCGTTGCATGAGAGCAACTAAGCCTGAGAAGATTGAGACCCTGAAGTCAGTCCTTGGTCTCCTTAGAGGGAATTCAACAAATTTGGAGATCATGCAGGAGCCTGATCAGCCCTCTTCAGATTCTATCCTTTCTAGGTTGTATTTAGCAGATACTTCTGTGTTACCTCGAAAGGATGACATAAAGCCTCTCTCTTATCTTGAAGTCGATTCTGAGCAGAAAAAGGAGCAAATTATCCCTGGGGGGAGGAGTGTG
This sequence is a window from Rhodamnia argentea isolate NSW1041297 chromosome 3, ASM2092103v1, whole genome shotgun sequence. Protein-coding genes within it:
- the LOC115748008 gene encoding uncharacterized protein At4g10930 isoform X2: MSLFDDMELGLATPAMSDEEILEADLITTQDTANFEGERCGLCMDLIIDRGVLDCCQHWFCFTCIDNWATITNLCPLCQSEFQLITCVPVYDTVGSNKFEEEQGSREDDWCVEGKNNTLSFPSYYIDENAVVCLDGDDCKVRSGSASAEGDSYLDTSIACDSCDIWYHASCVGFDPEGTSENTWLCPRCVAHQMQNDLSLASLQESGNIWCPGNVGRDYMVDDALCGKVSVAVADAGETAIVVSMVQRDLQIEMPNENPLNVEVDEAIRRESMALVADANIRKVETETVENRATDPEPATQNVVLSLSQDTCSVIPPASCAFSELKPNNDENAANELSTSGCQDVIGKLFSKSNLGMKTSEWQNTDGTKIETDDATNNQTGQDFSQTTVMEDSTLDANNTAPDAEKVPAIQTCAKRKHTSSRAMHVIGDTAVPKAEIKTEVVPKKRRLEENVEVDCFEDQTDTLVSDDTKKSTILADVADKFSNNQETPPDIMNIVKGTGRKSSATDKTSARGENAGGLRIKKIMRTAGKDEEKSILVQKLRKEIREAVQNKSSKDLEENLVDAKLLAAFRAVIAGPRVEPVEKLTPLAVKAKKSLLQKGKVRESLTKKIYGSSNGRRKRAWDRDCEVEFWKYRCMRATKPEKIETLKSVLGLLRGNSTNLEIMQEPDQPSSDSILSRLYLADTSVLPRKDDIKPLSYLEVDSEQKKEQIIPGGRSVDHGIKGPSSKHNAPVSKVPARRPEGSSVSHLNSSNCGKGKDMVSKSDDLKRDKRKWALEILARKTASAGTGATSDEHEDNAILKGNFPLLAQLPKDMRPVLASTRHNKVPKSVRQKQLYRLTEHFLRNANLQTLCRTAETELAVADAINIEREVADRSNSKLVYINLCSQEIMHCAENSKSSGAIEPTSLSPLAVPTEKPEQGTEEYSDPEVEVALRAAGLLSDSPPNTPSLTIGVLGEEKVPSAEAGEEVHDNITQAGCDSETDIYGEFENNLGDKDDFGNGPVKVPEQPEEEEGLSKTEGVFLSSNSENLDHALDSKPSEVSLSECCECASIRTSPEEDVGNEPSDSHKFSCGHVGELPSVRECEELYGPDKEPLMNKLSVGVGGTECDLTDKESRNGIGIPGDVKTCEPSREVEQSAGVFTHHKSSGGKKSSSKQEDRENRDRERSDDTESIKRKVEAYIKEHIRPLCKSGVISVEQYRWAVAKSVEKVMKYHHKAKNANFLIKEGEKVKRLAEQYVEASQQRGKTDPL
- the LOC115748008 gene encoding uncharacterized protein At4g10930 isoform X3, with translation MSLFDDMELGLATPAMSDEEILEADLITDTANFEGERCGLCMDLIIDRGVLDCCQHWFCFTCIDNWATITNLCPLCQSEFQLITCVPVYDTVGSNKFEEEQGSREDDWCVEGKNNTLSFPSYYIDENAVVCLDGDDCKVRSGSASAEGDSYLDTSIACDSCDIWYHASCVGFDPEGTSENTWLCPRCVAHQMQNDLSLASLQESGNIWCPGNVGRDYMVDDALCGKVSVAVADAGETAIVVSMVQRDLQIEMPNENPLNVEVDEAIRRESMALVADANIRKVETETVENRATDPEPATQNVVLSLSQDTCSVIPPASCAFSELKPNNDENAANELSTSGCQDVIGKLFSKSNLGMKTSEWQNTDGTKIETDDATNNQTGQDFSQTTVMEDSTLDANNTAPDAEKVPAIQTCAKRKHTSSRVAMHVIGDTAVPKAEIKTEVVPKKRRLEENVEVDCFEDQTDTLVSDDTKKSTILADVADKFSNNQETPPDIMNIVKGTGRKSSATDKTSARGENAGGLRIKKIMRTAGKDEEKSILVQKLRKEIREAVQNKSSKDLEENLVDAKLLAAFRAVIAGPRVEPVEKLTPLAVKAKKSLLQKGKVRESLTKKIYGSSNGRRKRAWDRDCEVEFWKYRCMRATKPEKIETLKSVLGLLRGNSTNLEIMQEPDQPSSDSILSRLYLADTSVLPRKDDIKPLSYLEVDSEQKKEQIIPGGRSVDHGIKGPSSKHNAPVSKVPARRPEGSSVSHLNSSNCGKGKDMVSKSDDLKRDKRKWALEILARKTASAGTGATSDEHEDNAILKGNFPLLAQLPKDMRPVLASTRHNKVPKSVRQKQLYRLTEHFLRNANLQTLCRTAETELAVADAINIEREVADRSNSKLVYINLCSQEIMHCAENSKSSGAIEPTSLSPLAVPTEKPEQGTEEYSDPEVEVALRAAGLLSDSPPNTPSLTIGVLGEEKVPSAEAGEEVHDNITQAGCDSETDIYGEFENNLGDKDDFGNGPVKVPEQPEEEEGLSKTEGVFLSSNSENLDHALDSKPSEVSLSECCECASIRTSPEEDVGNEPSDSHKFSCGHVGELPSVRECEELYGPDKEPLMNKLSVGVGGTECDLTDKESRNGIGIPGDVKTCEPSREVEQSAGVFTHHKSSGGKKSSSKQEDRENRDRERSDDTESIKRKVEAYIKEHIRPLCKSGVISVEQYRWAVAKSVEKVMKYHHKAKNANFLIKEGEKVKRLAEQYVEASQQRGKTDPL
- the LOC115748008 gene encoding uncharacterized protein At4g10930 isoform X1, giving the protein MSLFDDMELGLATPAMSDEEILEADLITTQDTANFEGERCGLCMDLIIDRGVLDCCQHWFCFTCIDNWATITNLCPLCQSEFQLITCVPVYDTVGSNKFEEEQGSREDDWCVEGKNNTLSFPSYYIDENAVVCLDGDDCKVRSGSASAEGDSYLDTSIACDSCDIWYHASCVGFDPEGTSENTWLCPRCVAHQMQNDLSLASLQESGNIWCPGNVGRDYMVDDALCGKVSVAVADAGETAIVVSMVQRDLQIEMPNENPLNVEVDEAIRRESMALVADANIRKVETETVENRATDPEPATQNVVLSLSQDTCSVIPPASCAFSELKPNNDENAANELSTSGCQDVIGKLFSKSNLGMKTSEWQNTDGTKIETDDATNNQTGQDFSQTTVMEDSTLDANNTAPDAEKVPAIQTCAKRKHTSSRVAMHVIGDTAVPKAEIKTEVVPKKRRLEENVEVDCFEDQTDTLVSDDTKKSTILADVADKFSNNQETPPDIMNIVKGTGRKSSATDKTSARGENAGGLRIKKIMRTAGKDEEKSILVQKLRKEIREAVQNKSSKDLEENLVDAKLLAAFRAVIAGPRVEPVEKLTPLAVKAKKSLLQKGKVRESLTKKIYGSSNGRRKRAWDRDCEVEFWKYRCMRATKPEKIETLKSVLGLLRGNSTNLEIMQEPDQPSSDSILSRLYLADTSVLPRKDDIKPLSYLEVDSEQKKEQIIPGGRSVDHGIKGPSSKHNAPVSKVPARRPEGSSVSHLNSSNCGKGKDMVSKSDDLKRDKRKWALEILARKTASAGTGATSDEHEDNAILKGNFPLLAQLPKDMRPVLASTRHNKVPKSVRQKQLYRLTEHFLRNANLQTLCRTAETELAVADAINIEREVADRSNSKLVYINLCSQEIMHCAENSKSSGAIEPTSLSPLAVPTEKPEQGTEEYSDPEVEVALRAAGLLSDSPPNTPSLTIGVLGEEKVPSAEAGEEVHDNITQAGCDSETDIYGEFENNLGDKDDFGNGPVKVPEQPEEEEGLSKTEGVFLSSNSENLDHALDSKPSEVSLSECCECASIRTSPEEDVGNEPSDSHKFSCGHVGELPSVRECEELYGPDKEPLMNKLSVGVGGTECDLTDKESRNGIGIPGDVKTCEPSREVEQSAGVFTHHKSSGGKKSSSKQEDRENRDRERSDDTESIKRKVEAYIKEHIRPLCKSGVISVEQYRWAVAKSVEKVMKYHHKAKNANFLIKEGEKVKRLAEQYVEASQQRGKTDPL